A window of Tachyglossus aculeatus isolate mTacAcu1 chromosome 21, mTacAcu1.pri, whole genome shotgun sequence genomic DNA:
gtcagaaggtcatgggttctaattctggctccgccgcttgtttgctgtgtgaacttgggcaagtcacttcacttctcttggccttagttacctcatctgtaaaatggggatgaagactgtgagctccatgtgggacagggactgtgtccaacccaatttgcttggatccacctcagtgattagtacagtgcctggcacatagtaagcgcttaacaaatactctaagtatcattattataattattatcgttgACATAAGCTGGTTCTACTTtattcaataatacttattgagcacctactgtgtgcagagcactgtactaagcgattggaagagtacagtatggtacaaacagacacattccttgcccataaggagcttacagtctagagtaagttTCTTGAACAGCCGTAGggttggaagagggaggaggtagggggTGCATCCTTCAAAGACAGGACACCCCAAGGATAAGCTGCAGAATCTGccccactctcccatccttccacccCCACACACCCATGCTGTGCTTCAGTCTGGCTCCTCCTTGCAGGTCTGCCTGGTGTTTATTCCCAGTTGTCAGTTGCCTCAAGGTGGAAGAGCAAATATGTCCAAACAGGTTCAGGGATGTGGCTGTCCCTGGCTATCACCTCCCCCTGCTCAGCCCCTGCTGTtctgtcctctagactctaagctccttgcaggcagaaacatgtctaccttctctgttatattgtactctcccaagtactggggacagtgcttttcacacagtaagtgctcaataagtaccattgattgatagtcccaCTCTATCTGCCTGCTGCTATACTCTGCTCCATCCTGGGGTAGTTACccagtttttaatggtatttattaagtacttactatgtgctaggcactgtactaagctctgaggtaaatacaggataaccaagttggacacagtccttgtcattcattcattcattcattcattcattcaatcaatcatatttattgagtgcttactgtgtacagagcactgtactaagcacttgggaagtacaagtcggcaacatatagagatggtccctacccaacaaagggctcacagtctagaagggggagacagacagcaagacaaaacatgtagacaggtgtcagaaccatcagaataaatagaattatagctatatgcacatcattaataaaatagagtaggaaatatgtacaaataaaataaatatgtacaaatatatacaagtgctgtggggaggggaaggaggtagggcgggggaggggtgatggggaggagaggaggagaggaaataggggccacagtctgggaaggcctcttggaggaggtgagctcttggtaggtctttgaagggaggaagagagccagtttggcggatgtgtggagagagggcattccaggccaggggaagtgtgtgggccaggagtggatggtgggacaggtgagaatgaggctcagtgagaagcttagcggcagaggagcggagcgggtgggctgggctgcagaaggagaggaggtaggtgaggtaggagggggcgaggtgatggagagccttgaagccaagagtgaggagtttttgcttgatttgtaggttgacaggcaaccattggagatttttgaggagaggagcgacatgcccagagcgtttctgtacaaagatgatccgggcagcagagtgaagtatagactgaagtggggagaggcaggaggatgggagatcagagaagaggctgatgcagtaatccagtcgggttgggatgagagactgaaccagcaaggtagcaatttggatggagaggaaagagcggatcttggcgaagttgtggaggtgagaccagcaggttttggtgatggattggatgtgtggggtgaatgagagagcggagttgaggatgacaccaagtttgcgaacttgtgagatgggaaggatggtagtgccacatacagtgatgggaaagtcagggagaggacagggtttgggagggaagataaggagctcagtcttggacatgttgagtttcagatggcaggcggacatccagatggagatgccctgaaggcaggaggagacacaagcctgaagggagggagagagagcaggggcagagatgcatatttgggtgtcatcagcgtagagatgatagttgaagccgtgggagagaatgagttccccaagggagtgagtgtagatagagaacagaaggggaccaagaactgacccttgaggaacccctacagtaaggggatggggggggaggaggagcccacaaaggagactgagaatgaatggccagagagataagaggagaaccaggagaagacggagtttgagaagccaaggttggatagcgtgttgaggagaagggggtggtccacagtgtcgaaggcagctgagaggtcgaggaggattaggatagagtaggagccattggatttggcaagaaggaggtcattggtgacttttgagagggcagcttcggtggagtgtaagggacggaagccagattgccaGGCGGAAGCCAGACGGAAGCCACATGGGATttatggtctttatccccatgttacagatgaaatgacttaggcgcagaaaagttaagtgacttgtccaggatcacacagcagataagtggtggagccaggattagaacccaggtcccctgactcccaggcctgtgttctttccactaggccactgcttgtctgctgtgtgaccttgggaaagtcacttcacttctctgtggctctgttctctcatctgtaaaatggggattacaattgcgagccccatgtgagacatggctgtgtccaacctcagggcttagtacagtgtttggcacacagcaagtgcttaacagataccattattattattttaagctccTCTAGGgccttttcttcctctcaaaTGCTTCTCAGGAACTAGTAGGGGCTCTAAACATTTGACGTTCAGGAAGACTGCAAAAGCATTCTCTATTACTAAGATGGTGGGACTTATAAACTGGGACACAGGGGCTGTCTTCTCAGCTGTTCAAAACTCAGGGCTGCTGTGGAGTTAGAGACATCTCTCTTCCTGCttcgctccctctccccctcctccaccgacCTCCATCCTCTTAATAGAGTTGATAGCCTTAATCTCCCTCTCTGGGACAGGGTGCAGGCCCAAGTCCTTGGAGTAATGGATATTGAAAGTGCTTGTAAACTAGGCTCTCCTCGACTGAGGGCCAACTAGCAAAAAGGAATTTGTATTCCTTAGAGGCTGTGAGCTAGGCAgtttaaggggaaaaaagaaatggaGTTGCTTGCTGAACTTTTGTTCAGTAGGCTCAACCCCAACAAGGATTGTTTAGTGAAAAAAAAACACGAGGCAGCcaaatgaggagggaagggggaaaggaagttgggggagtttagagggtgagacagaagagaggggagagaaaatacaggagagtggagggaaggggaaagaaaaaagaggagaggggagagggaaggagaggagaggcagcatggtctagtggaaagagagtggtcttgtctgctgtatgaccttgggcaagtcacttaacttttccatgcctcaattacctcatccataaaatggggactaagactgtgagccccatgtgggacaggtcctgcgtccgacccgatcatcttgtatctaccccagagcttagcccattgttgggtaaggaccatctctatctgttgccgatttgtacttcccaagcacttagtacagtgctctgcacacagtaagtgctcaataaatatgatcgattgaatgaatgaatgaatacagtgcctgccacatagtaagtgcttaacaaatgccatagaaaacagagagagagagcctcatataggacaggggtctgtgtctactctgattatgtttgcatctaccccagtacttagcacatgcctagctcttaacaaacatcaaataaaaacaataattaatGTTATTACAATAATAAGAAAATAAAGTCTCTCtcttcataatataataataagtagGAGACTGAGTACCAACCTGCCACTGGAGCTATGATTTGGGGTAAGTGTGAATGACACAGAGGCTGAAAGGGATGTTTGGGAGCTTGATGAAGTGTTCAATAGAGGATTAAGAACTAGCAGGGTGAGAGGTATTGATGTCCAGATCCAGTCAGTGGATGGCCCCAGGGTATAGTTTTTGCTTGACTGTTGAAAATAGCATCGCTGCTGACTGTAGCTGGAGCCTCACTTCTTGTAAATGACTTCAATCATAACAGGATTAGTGTGACTCCCGCTTCATTTGGAGGCTAGGGTTACATTTGTCACTCAATTTCTATCGAACTCCTGACAGCCCACCTCGTCAATTGGTCCCAGAGTCGCGGACCGGGCCTTAATGACATTCATTAGCCAGGGCTCATTTGCATATATGCCTTTATCATGTGGTAGGAACAACCCCATTAGAGAGATTAGTTTTCTATCtcggaaaatcacttcacttcattctGAGAAACGGCCCTGGTGGCCACAAAGCCCCTTTCCATCGTGCATGCgtgcattctctctccctctctttccctccctctcgctTTCCCTCTACTCCTGccaacctcttctctcccctcccttcattctccctttcctctcttcctccctccatcccctttccatctcttcctccttccatctgCATTCATCCCTTCtatccccccttcccatctcccacctttgtcctctccatctcccctctatctccgtctccccattccttccatctcccatcttcttcccttctccccatttccccttctcccttccctccacctcccctcttccctccatctccccctctctttctcccttttcccttcatcccctctcccccattccatTCTGCCAGCGACTCCTCTGGAACAGTTAGAGCTTTAACGTGAGCAGCattagacctctagactgtaagctcgctgtgggcaaggaatatttctGTTAGATTGGTGTGTTCTCTCACAAGAGCTCAGTGCAGAACTCTGcttacagtaaaccctcaataaataataataataattatgacacttgttaagtgtttactatgtgccaatcactgttctaagcattgggataggtacaagtgtgagcccactgtttggtagggaccgtctctatatgttgccaacctgtacttcccaagcgcttagtacagtgctctgcacacagtaagcgctcaataaatacgattgattgattgattaatcaggtagaacagtccccttcccccatggggctcacactctcaatccccattttatagataactgaggcccagagaattgaggtgacttacccaagtcacacagcagacagttggcggagtcaggattagaacccaggtctttctgactcccacgcctgtgctatatccactaagccactctgcagttgactgactgattaccatTAGGGTATTCCAGGTGCCTGCTTCTGGTCTCATAAGACAAAACGCTTGCTGCTGTTTACTCTGGCATTGGGCTCAGAGTCCTCCAGACTTTGGTTTTCTTAGCAATGAGAAAAAGACAATGTTTATGTTTGTATTTGCAAACCAGCTGACCTCGGTGAATGAAGCCAGTGCGGTCCTATCAGGGTATGCTCACTTTGCTACCGCTGATGCTCACTCCCAGCTGGAGCATCTcggctcactgcgggcagagaaacctgtctgtttattgttgtatcgtactttcccacctgcttagtatagtgctctgcacacagtaagcattcaataaatatgattgaatgaatgaatacagggtctGGGGTCACCTAAGATGAAGAGTAGGGTGCAAAAATGGACAGGGCAAAACCTCTGGTTCTGTgtgtcccctcaatcaatcaatccatcaatagtatttattgtgcatttattgtgtgtagagcactgtattaagctcttgggagagtataatagaacaatataacagacatatattccttgaccacaaggagttaacagttTAGAGGATGCGCTCATAGTCCATAGTACTATGGAGAGAGGGTGGCTCTCCAACCACTATGCTGGCTCCTCACAAGGGATTCCTcactccacatcctgcctctctcctgaaacaccctcccccttcgtatccaaCCGAtaatcacccctctagactgtaagctcattgtgggcagggaatgtgtctgcttattgttatcttgtactctcccaagcacttagtacagtgttctgcacacagtaggcgctcaataaatacaactgactgactgattctcctcaccttcaaagccttaatgaaggcacatcttctccaaggggccttccctgattaagccctcacttcctccccctttcacttggatttgcttcccttattcaccactccctcagcctcacaacgtTTATGCACAAATCCATAATTTGgttgtttatattattgtctgtctctccgtctagtctgtaagctcatgggaagagaatgtgtctaccaactctgttgtactgtatgtagtctcccaagtgcttagttcagtgctctgcagactgtaggcgctcaataaatcacttTTCTTAGTGGAGAAGTTTAGGTGCCATGGCGGCAACAGGGAGATGACTCCCACAGTTCTTtgagctggactgtgagcctccctcatcttagggcagtgtggtctagtagaaagagcccggatttaggagtcaaaggatctaggttctaatcccggcttcaccacttacctgctgtgtgaccttgggcaggacctCACTTCTCGGgggcccagttccttcatctgtaaagtaggaattcaattcctttctcctccttagactgtgagccctaagtgagacTGGGACATCTGACctgtttaacttgcatctaccttcatgcttagaacagtgcttgttcaaTAGCACAATAGTAATAACAGGAAGGCTGAAAAGACCAAAGTCGTAGTTTTCTGATCTCTTTGCTCTTTGAAGCCTGCCCTCCTCCAGTCGATCTCCCGCTTCTAAAATCCCTGTTCCTTCTTTTCACTCCCACTCAAAAGGAAGAGTTGGCACTCGGCTAAAAGGTGGATATTGTTAGGTGTTCCATTTTGGTCTCCTTCCTCCTACGATAAATAGaagatgccccccacccccacaccaaaCCAGCCACAAAACCATTTAGGCAGACATCAGTTgaggccccccaaccccctgccctggGTGGGATCTATCACTGTCCAAATGCACTCTACCAGGTAGTCAACAATTCGGCAAGAAGATGCCAAGAGCAGCCAGAGCTGAAGATGTGACTGGTCTGAACTGAACCTAGAAGCTGGGTGGCCCACCTGGGAGTCCGGGGGCCTGGAttctaacactggctctgccatttgtttgctatatgactgtgcctcagtcatctcatctgtaaaatggggattatgagcgtgagccccccatgggacatgggctgggtctaacctgataagcttgcatctgAATAGCTGAGATCAAACTCTGCCTGCATGTGCAGGAGAGGGTGGCCCTGCCAACTTCCACCACCCATTCCCGAGGCTGGCACCtagccttttttctctctctcctgccacAGAACCATCTAAAGTTCCCAGCATTTTGGTCCATATAAGGCAACTTGCTGCTAACTCTTCAAGATCTTCAAGCCTCTTACTTTCATGGCCCTCTTCTaaacccttagtatagtgctctgcacacaataggcactcactaaatactgctGGATGTTTGAGTGAGCCAGCTGGGAATTCTTtgggcttttttcccccctcttcaagTCAAATAAGAGGGAAATGTTCCTGGAGTCCCACACCCCCGAGGAAGGTAAGGGAGGAATAGAAAAGGGATGGAAGGCAGGGAAAGAGTTAGGAacgaaaaagaaagagagagagatatgttAGTGCTCCTTCAGAGCAAGGAGGAGAGCTGGGGTTGGCAGAGATCTGGGGAAACTCTGAATCTTCTGTGGAGATCTAGCGACTCCAGATAAACAGACGTGTATTCCGGGGTCAGGTCCAGCCCACAGAGTTGCCTCACGTGGGTGTACTTTTTTACttagtggtacttgttcagtgcttcctgtatgccaggcactgtattaagagctggggtagatgaagataatctggctggacatagtcccgggccccatatgggactcacaatcaagcCCCAAttcccggatgagggaactgaggcacagagaacttaagcgactggctcagagtcacacagcaggtaagtggtggagccatgattagaatccaggtcttgtgaatctcaggcctctgctctttcctgtaggccacactgtttctcgatGTGAAATGGGAGAATTCCTGGTTCACTCCCCATTTGCAAGACTACCTATTCAGCAAGAGCTGATCTCTGTGATGGATcctgagaaggaaaggagagctctGTACCTGCACTGGTCAGCTGGGTCCTAGGAGAGGGGACTAGTGCCCGCATGCCAGTGGAGCCCCAGATTGGCACCCGTTACAAACCATGGGCAGATCatcactcctctccccctgccaagATTTCCCAAACTGAATATTCCGGAATAATTCTGTTTCAGAAAGGTCACGTGGGTCGAGTGACAaagacttttctttttttttttttgcaagaccTAAGCAAATCTCTAGCTCCCTTCCCCCAGGGTACTGCGTAGAATACACAGATCCAAGACCCACATCTACACTGCCCCACATAAACCCATTCTTCTCATCTCACTTTTCTTTCCTGTAAATTGACGTCAGCACTGCTGAATCACGAAGCTGAGGTtttagtgaggaaaaaaaaaatctgttaaagcagagaagccacatgggcccttgcctcttcctcctttATTCTGGTATTTTACTTTAAGTGCACAGCATTTTAGTTTGGTGGCACCTTTAAGAAAACGGACTTCGTCCGATGGGGACTTTAAGGGAGGCCTTTTTCCCCCATGTTTTCCCCCCTAAGGTCTATTTTTGCGCCCTTCAAAAGTGAAATCCTAACGAGAAGCTTCTTTCAAGCTGGGAATTGCCGCTCAGCCTCCTCATTTCCGAGGACGAGTAATCAGCAGCAACTCTGCTCGACCCATTTCGTCTCCTCCAGAAGCCCGGCTCTTCCGCAACATACTCTCACGGCAGACTTGTAGTTACcaaaggggaaggggtggggggaaagtggGTTTGCAGACTTGAGTCTTCTATTTCTAGCTGCAGTGAGTCTCCTGCACTGGCCAGCGATAGGATCATAGATGGAAACAAGATACCAAACAGGTTGAAGGTATTAAAGGATCCAAGTGAAACATTTCGCCTTTctattcctctcccctttcccttccccaccctattAAAATGATAAAATTCGAGAAAGCTTTAAGGGACCCTAAATCTCCTCTGGCCATTCTTAACCTTTGAGCCCAGAACCTATTTAATCCCAAGCCACGGCTCAGCTGCTCTGGCTCACTAGCCATAAAGTTAATTTTATGTGGCACTTTACAGTTTGAAAGGTATTATTAAATATTAGGACACTACATTATAAACACGTCTAAAGCTCCAGAGGCCGTTTTAACTTTCAAAAATGAAGTGGGATGCAGCATAAGGGCTTCTTAACCCCAAACTCTTACACGACTCAATTAACAGGGCTTTTGCAGTGCTGGTCTTGCTCATTTCCAGCACCGGCCGTACatcactgacttgctcaaggagcaGCCGATATAAAGTCCTGGAAGAGGCTTGACTTGTAGTTCTAAAGAGGGTCCCGAATTGTTCAGAAATGAATGTGGTGCCTTGCAGTGACACGCCCTTTTTTCCAAACACCCAAGAGATGTTTCAGTGTCTGGGAAAAAGGGTGAGAAAGTCTGTCCCTGAGAGAGAAAACAACAACTTTTTGTTGAGGGGCAAGGGACACTTCACCCATCCTTTGGTTATGTAAAGAAGTGACTCCCTTTTTTTTCCTGTCGACCGACCGGGCAACCTGCCACTGACATCGACACCTGCCCTTGAAAATCAGAAATTTTCCTCCTTGAAGTTGCTGTGGTTCAGGGTATCGCGGAAAAACCCATCAACCTCCACCATATTTTCTAGTATGGGTGGAAGGCGAAAGAAAGATCAAAAGTTCCCCAAGTGAAGGGGATTGTCAAATCAGGGCAGGTCTGGTCAGGACAGGTAGGGTTCAGAACTGAATGTTCCAAATTCTCACGTCTTCGAAGACATCCAAATATCCTCATTGCTCTTGGCATCGTTCACGTTCAACAAAGAGAACATGAATTCTGGTGGTAACCTCACCTCCTCCCTAGCAGGTTTCAAGCCAACTCAGCCCTCCCCGGGACAGACCAAAAGGCAACAAGAGACACCAGCATTGCTCTCTCTGTTTCTTAAAAAAACTTTCATAATAAAGTTTATTACATTATTttcattaaaaatataaaataatatacgATTCTGCATGGCAGAAAAATGGAGCCAGGGCCCTAAACACCCTGGTTTGTGCAAAGATCTTCGTGGTGTGTAAACATGAGTCAGGTGTTCAAGTTCTATTCCAAAATACAGTAAGTTGCTACAAAAATAGACGGGGCCGCCTCCAGGGCGGGGACGACCGCGGGTCCCCCCCATGGTGGTTTTGGGTCTCAACCCCCGAAAACAGAAGCGGTCCCCTCTCccgcccacctcccacccccggaGCCACAGATCAGGCGGCGGCGATTCCATTCCGGGGATGgagggaaagtgtgtgtgtgtgtggtgggggggcctTCTCAAATCTGGAAAGGGAGCAACTTCGGGTGGTCCTTGAGGATGGGGTTGAGGCGGACGGGGAGTGGGGTGGCGGACCACTCAAATCTGGAAAGGGAACGACTGCAGGTAGTCCTTGAGGACGGGGTTGAGGGGGACGCCCCCCAGGTTGTCTCTCCCAAAGGTGGCCACGATGCTCTTGCGGCACAGCTCCTGCAGGGGCCGGAGCCTGACCCGGCGCAGAGGGGTCACCAGCACCTTGCGGGGCGAGCTCAGGTAATGCTCCAGCAGCTTGAAGAGGCAGTCGAAGGTCTCCCCACTGCCGTCCAGGTTGAAGCGCCCGGCCTGGAAGTTGACGCGGATGCTGGTGGGCCCGGTGGCCGTCTTAACACTGATGGCGAAGAAGCAGTTCTTCTGCCGGCTGTCGCGGACCAAGAAGGTCCCCACGGGCTCGCCCTTGAGCTTCTCGTGGGCCACGTTCACGCTCAGTGGCCCCCAGTAGAAGCCGCAGGCGTCCAGGAGGGCGCTGGCCCGGGTGATGCTGCAGTAGTCCGCCTGGGAGCGGAAGGTGCGGAAGTGGGTGTCGCCCGGTCCCGGGGCGGCAGCTCCCCCGGCCGCCGCCGGTCCCCCATGGCGGGACGCGCTCTGGGGAGGTCGCCGGGGCCGGGCATCCGGGCAAGCGCGGCCGGCCTGGGTCGTGACGACGGGAGTGAtgggaggaggtgatggagatgGGTCGAGTCGCCGTCTCGCGTCTGTCGCAACTGCATTGTCGGCTGCCACTTTACTGTGTGCTACCATCCTATAGACTGTGCCAGCCCGCGGGGTCGTCCATAGCGTCCGGCTGCGGCCAGGCTGGGTGCGGCCACTCCACCGGCGGCTACTCTGAAGTccgggcaggggcaggagcagcaggCGAGGGAGCAAGGAGAAAAGGCGACAGTGAGTGACGCTTTCCCGGGACAGGCGCACCTCTCTCTCGGAGGGCCCGTGGCCACCAACCCCACGCTCACCCCCGGCCCACCATCTGACCGAGAGGCGGGGGGAGCCAGATCCGGGCGGCTGGGCCTCATTTTCGGGCAGAccacaactccaactctctcccctcGCCAACGGCCTGACGGGGACTCTGACAGATGCGCCTCGTTTTTGGAAGTCCCCGTGGCTACCAAGCTAAggttccccgcccccctccctcgcCAACCGCCCGACGGGGGCCTCGACTGATGCCTCTCTTTTTTGGAAGTCCCCCCGTGGCCACCGGGCCAacgttcccccctcctcccacccgggGACCGGTCAGATCCGGATGGCTAAGCCTCTTTCTTGGATGAAGGTCCCCCGTGGCGACCGGGCCGGAGGCCCCGTTGGCCCACCGCTctgccgccccctggcggccgtcgCCGTCCTCGCCGGCCCTGCCAGTCCTGCCAGTCCTCTGGGCGACCGACGGGGTTGGGAAATAAATCAATTTAGAAATGACCCGGCCCGGCTTCTCGGTcgtctatcagcgcttagaacagggcttggcacgtagtaagcgcttaacagataccatcattattattagggccggGATCCGCTAGGACCCGGGTGGGCCACCCggttctccccctgctcctccatctGTGCCCCTCGTTTGGCTTTGGGTCTGGGGTCCACtaggaccgggggggggggggggggaagggggagacccaGATAGCCCCCCGTGTCCCCCAGGCC
This region includes:
- the SOCS1 gene encoding suppressor of cytokine signaling 1, giving the protein MVAHSKVAADNAVATDARRRLDPSPSPPPITPVVTTQAGRACPDARPRRPPQSASRHGGPAAAGGAAAPGPGDTHFRTFRSQADYCSITRASALLDACGFYWGPLSVNVAHEKLKGEPVGTFLVRDSRQKNCFFAISVKTATGPTSIRVNFQAGRFNLDGSGETFDCLFKLLEHYLSSPRKVLVTPLRRVRLRPLQELCRKSIVATFGRDNLGGVPLNPVLKDYLQSFPFQI